The following nucleotide sequence is from Brachyspira suanatina.
TTTTTATGTTTTCTCTTAGTTTATCTATTTCTCTTGTAAGCCTGCCTCTCATTTTATATATGCTTGCTTCAGCCATAAGTTTATTATTAGAATCTATCAAATCATGTATAGCCTCAGCCTCACTTATACCTATTCTTCCATTAATATATGCTCTGTATGTAAACTCTCCTCTATTAGCTGCCCTTGCTCCGTTTCTTATTAAAAGATTCATAAGAGCATCTATTACAACAATGCTTCCATGAGATATAAATTCTATTGTATCTTCAGATGTGAAAGTATTGGGAGATAAAGAAGATAATACTATAACTTCATCAACAGGAATATTATTTTCATCTTTTATTAAAGCATAATAACTTTTTCTATGCTCAAAATTATTTATATTCTTATTTTCATTATTAGCATAGAAACATATTTTTGAAGCTATTTCTAATGCCTTGCTTCCTGACATTCTTATTATAGCCAATGCACTCTTTGAATATGGTGTTGATAATGCCGCTATAGTATCTTTTATATCATACTCATTCATATTTTACTCTTAACTATTTTCTTGCAAATGTTCCATTTTCTTTTGAAGTTTTTTCTGCTCTTTTAATTCTTTTCTTAGCCTTTTCTTTTCTTCTTTTCTTATCTTTTTATTTTCTTTTTCTTCTAATTTTAATGCAGTATATAAATTACCATTTTTTACTATATAATCAACACAGAAATCATAATCTTTCTGCATTATTTGAAGTTCAGGAATTTGTCTTGCAAATTTTACATAATCAGATTCTTCAAACATTTTTATTATATATTCACTTTCATTAAATACATTTTCCTTGAATAATTGATTTATTTCACTAGTAGTCATATCTTCTATATTGAACCTAAATCTTTTTGTAAGATATCTTTTAAATATAAATGTTAATTCAAAATAATACTCTGCATATTTACTTTCATTATAATAAGTATTGCAGTCTACGAGTTTTAATGCATTCAATGCTTCTGTATCTTCTTTTATATTTATTTTCTCATTGAATTTTCTTTCTATATATTTTACTACAGCAAATATTAATATTATTATTCCAATAATAGCAAAAACTATAAGAACAACGAATAGCCATACATATTTAGGCATAGGTATACCAATAGTACCTTTCATAGGAGGCAAAGTTTCTCCGTCAGAGAAAGGATATACCAATATAGTTATATCTTCACCATTAAGTTCTTTGTATTCATTATTATAATTATATGAAATCTTAAATGGATAAACAACAAATTGTCCTACATCATAAAAACCTAATTTATATTTTATGATTCTCTCTTTATATTCTCCTGAATCTATAGTTTTATTTTCAACAGATATGATTCTGCATTTATTATCTCTATCATCAAATGATAAATCCTCAAAATTATATTCTATATTATTTTTAGAAAGTATACGAACTTCATAATCTACAGTATTTCCAATAACAACATTAACAGATGAAATACTACTCACCACATTTACTATAGTACTTTTATCTATTTGTTTAGAACATGATATTAATATAGTAAATATCATTATAAATAATATCAATATTTTTTTCATGAAATTAAACTAATCCTATATAATCTATTATTTTCTTCATACATTTCTATTTCAAATAAATAGTATGGAGCTTCAAAATAATCTTTAAATTTACTGCCCCATTCTATCATAGTAATTCCATTCTCTCTTATTTTATCTTTGAAGCCTATATCATCAAGTTCTTCTTCTTTTTCAAGTCTGTATAAATCCACATGCCTCAAAATACTTTCTTCGCCATTTAAAATTATATCATACTCATTTATCAAAGTAAATGAAGGACTGCTTACAATATCTTCGCTTTCCATTAATCTTGATAATATTCTAACAAATGTAGTTTTACCAAATCCAAGATTACCTTCCATTATAACTATATCACCGTCTTTCAATATATCTTTAAAAAATTTAGCAACTTTTTCTATATATTCAAGGCTTATATTTTTTTCTTCTTTAATAATCTCTTTTTTCATATTTGTTAATGTCAATATCATAAAATAATAATTTAAATTATAGAAATAATATATTATAGAGTATTATTTGTCAAATGCTCATCATAGTCTTTTTTATCATTACATATACTAAGCATTT
It contains:
- the tsaE gene encoding tRNA (adenosine(37)-N6)-threonylcarbamoyltransferase complex ATPase subunit type 1 TsaE, whose translation is MKKEIIKEEKNISLEYIEKVAKFFKDILKDGDIVIMEGNLGFGKTTFVRILSRLMESEDIVSSPSFTLINEYDIILNGEESILRHVDLYRLEKEEELDDIGFKDKIRENGITMIEWGSKFKDYFEAPYYLFEIEMYEENNRLYRISLIS